From the genome of Prevotella herbatica, one region includes:
- a CDS encoding bifunctional riboflavin kinase/FAD synthetase translates to MKIIKLNRETSNLAPCVATIGFFDGVHKGHRFLINHVIQEAADSGLQSAVITFDRHPREVLQSDYIPQMLSGFDRKMSLLADTSVDNGVVVHFDKEMASLSSYEFMRDVLRDQLNVKKLVIGYDNRFGHNRDEGFDDYVRYGKELGIEVIHNQAFVLNGVNVSSSVIRSLLKDGEVEMAEMCLGYYYTIVGKVVHGYKQGRKMGFPTANLDMTDSRQLVPAPGVYAVKVRIDGEDECRNGMMNIGRRPTFGGDDISLETNIFDFAADIYDKIMSVSFIHRIREERKFNNAIELAGQLKDDRRLVEEQFLKED, encoded by the coding sequence ATGAAGATAATAAAATTAAACAGGGAAACTTCAAATCTTGCACCATGTGTTGCAACGATAGGTTTCTTTGACGGTGTGCACAAAGGACATCGTTTCCTGATAAATCATGTTATTCAGGAGGCTGCGGATTCAGGATTGCAGTCTGCTGTGATTACTTTTGACCGACATCCGCGTGAGGTGCTGCAGAGTGATTATATACCACAGATGTTAAGTGGGTTTGATCGAAAAATGTCTCTGCTCGCAGATACTAGTGTAGATAACGGAGTCGTAGTGCATTTTGATAAGGAAATGGCTTCGCTTTCTTCGTATGAGTTTATGAGAGATGTGCTGCGTGACCAATTAAATGTGAAGAAACTGGTAATTGGATACGATAACCGTTTCGGACATAACCGTGACGAAGGATTTGATGATTATGTAAGATATGGCAAAGAACTTGGTATTGAAGTTATTCATAATCAGGCTTTCGTGTTAAACGGGGTGAATGTCAGTTCGTCTGTTATACGTTCACTACTTAAAGATGGCGAAGTTGAAATGGCAGAAATGTGTCTTGGATATTATTATACAATAGTTGGTAAAGTTGTTCATGGATATAAGCAAGGACGTAAAATGGGATTCCCTACAGCCAATCTTGATATGACTGATTCTCGTCAGCTTGTACCTGCGCCAGGTGTGTATGCTGTAAAGGTACGTATTGATGGTGAGGATGAATGTAGAAATGGAATGATGAATATCGGCAGACGTCCGACATTCGGTGGTGATGATATTTCATTAGAAACGAATATATTTGATTTCGCTGCTGATATTTACGACAAAATTATGAGTGTGTCGTTTATTCATCGCATAAGAGAAGAGCGTAAGTTTAACAATGCTATAGAATTGGCAGGTCAGCTTAAAGACGATCGCAGACTTGTTGAAGAGCAGTTTTTAAAAGAAGATTAA
- a CDS encoding RNA polymerase sigma factor: protein MTTENFENLIRELRPILYKVAFNFFHNKDEAEDTIQEVLMKLWMKRNDLNEQVRSLAIIATKNLCVSKWRKQKLRASASLNENTCDLQSGESTNAHLMAEEQKQIIEQAISHLPRSERRLMLMRQQGMENEEIVSITGIPIRSIRTMLSSARKKMIQQLKI, encoded by the coding sequence ATGACAACAGAAAATTTCGAAAATCTAATCCGTGAGCTTAGACCTATCTTGTATAAGGTAGCTTTCAACTTCTTCCACAACAAAGATGAAGCTGAAGACACCATACAAGAAGTTCTTATGAAGCTATGGATGAAACGAAATGACCTGAATGAGCAAGTAAGAAGCCTCGCTATAATTGCGACAAAGAACCTTTGTGTGAGCAAATGGAGAAAACAAAAGCTTCGAGCCTCAGCTTCTCTAAATGAGAATACTTGTGACTTGCAAAGTGGAGAGTCTACAAACGCCCACCTAATGGCTGAGGAACAAAAGCAAATAATCGAACAAGCTATCAGTCATCTGCCACGATCAGAACGACGACTCATGCTGATGCGACAGCAAGGAATGGAGAATGAAGAGATTGTTTCCATAACAGGCATTCCGATAAGATCCATAAGGACGATGCTTTCATCGGCAAGAAAAAAAATGATTCAACAATTAAAAATATGA
- a CDS encoding DUF6249 domain-containing protein, with amino-acid sequence MNSVQVMPMIVSLGVCVVLPIVIVALSQKHKLESEKNRKDIILAALEKNSNINVEELVRKMNKPDKLIKEKLLRKFQWGILTSIIGVGFVVLSSIMGYAGGFITDNIQFLGISGAVLLAIGVAFLLTYFYGKKMLSKEMEAEEKNMQQGNL; translated from the coding sequence ATGAATAGTGTACAGGTCATGCCCATGATTGTAAGTTTGGGTGTTTGTGTGGTCCTCCCAATAGTTATCGTTGCTTTGTCACAGAAGCACAAGCTTGAATCAGAGAAAAACCGCAAGGATATCATTCTGGCAGCCCTTGAGAAAAATTCCAATATCAATGTGGAGGAATTGGTGAGAAAGATGAATAAGCCAGATAAACTGATTAAGGAGAAGTTGCTAAGAAAATTCCAGTGGGGTATTCTCACAAGTATCATAGGGGTGGGGTTTGTTGTTTTAAGTTCTATCATGGGTTATGCAGGAGGATTTATTACAGACAATATACAATTTCTTGGTATCAGTGGCGCAGTGCTTTTGGCTATTGGCGTAGCGTTCCTTCTTACCTACTTCTACGGCAAGAAAATGCTTTCAAAAGAGATGGAGGCTGAAGAAAAAAATATGCAGCAAGGCAATCTGTAA
- a CDS encoding response regulator — protein MNSNYHTLLVVDDNPAILTAVKICLAGVFEHIIILSNPESILVTLQQEHVDVIMLDMNFKLGVNSGQEGMIWLQAIHRRHANIPVVLVTAYADVKLAVRGLKNGASDFITKPWDNDELIRVLKDAIDKSNNVVSLDQLEKQHVKKVVDTCHGNMSKAADLLGITRQTLYNKFKK, from the coding sequence ATGAACTCAAATTACCATACCTTATTAGTCGTTGATGATAACCCCGCAATACTAACTGCCGTGAAAATATGTCTTGCGGGTGTATTTGAGCATATCATCATCCTTTCTAATCCAGAATCTATTTTAGTAACTCTCCAACAGGAGCATGTAGACGTCATTATGCTTGACATGAATTTTAAACTTGGAGTGAACTCTGGTCAGGAGGGAATGATATGGTTGCAAGCGATTCATCGTCGTCATGCGAACATACCGGTTGTGCTCGTTACTGCTTATGCTGATGTGAAATTGGCTGTAAGAGGATTGAAAAATGGTGCTTCTGATTTTATTACTAAACCATGGGATAATGATGAACTGATTCGAGTACTCAAAGACGCTATAGATAAGAGTAATAATGTTGTATCTCTAGATCAGTTGGAAAAACAGCATGTAAAGAAAGTTGTGGATACTTGTCATGGTAACATGAGCAAGGCTGCAGACTTGCTTGGTATCACAAGACAGACGCTGTATAATAAATTTAAAAAATAA
- a CDS encoding RNA polymerase sigma factor yields the protein MTREKFIVLVQSEQGALRSFLLALCCGNQADADDIAQDALVKAYLSLGSYREKGKFRSWLFKIAHNTFINHKVSNRTFESIEATKGITATSSADTAFQHQELYMALGTLPAKERSAIVMYYMHGYSIKEIAAITDISEDAIKKQLSRGRDKLKEKLKL from the coding sequence ATGACACGAGAAAAGTTTATTGTATTGGTGCAGAGTGAGCAAGGGGCATTGCGCAGCTTCTTGCTTGCCTTGTGTTGTGGCAACCAGGCTGATGCTGATGACATAGCACAGGATGCTTTGGTCAAGGCATATCTCTCTTTGGGGAGTTATCGTGAGAAGGGTAAGTTCCGATCTTGGCTCTTCAAAATAGCTCACAATACCTTTATTAACCACAAGGTGAGCAATAGAACTTTTGAAAGCATAGAAGCAACAAAAGGAATTACGGCTACTTCCTCCGCAGATACAGCCTTCCAGCATCAGGAACTTTACATGGCACTTGGAACATTGCCTGCAAAAGAACGTTCTGCTATAGTAATGTATTATATGCATGGCTATTCCATTAAGGAAATAGCTGCCATCACCGATATATCGGAAGATGCAATCAAGAAACAATTGTCACGTGGTCGTGATAAGTTAAAAGAAAAATTAAAATTATGA
- a CDS encoding sensor histidine kinase: protein MMIVYLILIFVAFALVAISTYHHQCLLRDRAQMMRDAIRFHDFTFRLPTRRLLFGERALQDALNEMGKEIQKLEAHNEIESWQRLTRVLTHEIMNAATPIQSISQAYLSNPKIKDSPYEDGINAIYNTSSGLTTFVDSYRKLTQLQEPVPTDVNLSEFVHKLSALYPDIVWNIDVATSAIFNIDENLLRQVFLNLIKNAIEAGAKNIAINYNGSLIISNDGHIIPDESRKEIFIPFFTTKSTGSGIGLALSRQILMMQGYMLSLDDHSQHGYNVTFVIEKDL, encoded by the coding sequence ATGATGATAGTTTATCTAATTTTGATTTTTGTAGCGTTTGCACTAGTTGCAATTTCGACCTACCATCATCAGTGTCTACTTCGTGATAGAGCTCAGATGATGCGTGATGCTATTCGTTTTCATGATTTCACATTCCGTCTGCCAACTCGTCGTTTACTTTTTGGTGAACGTGCATTGCAGGACGCACTAAATGAAATGGGAAAAGAGATTCAGAAGCTAGAGGCACATAATGAAATTGAATCATGGCAACGCCTTACCCGTGTACTCACCCATGAAATTATGAATGCCGCAACACCTATTCAGAGCATTAGTCAGGCTTATCTCAGTAATCCTAAAATTAAGGATTCCCCTTACGAAGACGGTATTAACGCCATTTATAATACAAGTTCAGGTCTTACAACCTTTGTAGATAGCTATCGTAAACTCACTCAATTGCAAGAACCTGTGCCTACTGATGTTAACCTTTCAGAATTTGTTCATAAACTATCTGCTCTCTATCCTGATATTGTATGGAACATTGATGTTGCAACATCGGCTATCTTCAATATCGACGAAAATCTGCTTCGTCAAGTATTTCTCAACCTTATTAAGAATGCCATAGAGGCAGGTGCAAAGAATATTGCCATCAATTACAATGGAAGTTTGATAATTAGTAATGATGGTCATATAATTCCTGATGAATCTCGCAAGGAGATTTTTATTCCTTTCTTCACAACAAAAAGCACAGGATCTGGCATTGGACTTGCTCTCTCACGTCAAATTCTAATGATGCAAGGTTACATGCTCTCACTTGATGACCATTCCCAGCATGGCTACAATGTAACTTTTGTGATAGAAAAGGATTTGTAA
- a CDS encoding pyruvate ferredoxin oxidoreductase, with amino-acid sequence MDYKYITQLLERYWKCETTLEEEEILKAFFCQKDVPADLCKYKDLFAYQQVEHKSDVLGDDFDEKIMSIIQGPAPVKARVITMQQKLKPLFKAAAVVAIMLTLGNAAQVPFSDDASPVVNTAGTTHKGVSVALSDSAAIDTIQQSSMNAVETPAASILK; translated from the coding sequence ATGGATTATAAATATATCACACAGTTACTTGAGCGCTATTGGAAGTGCGAGACGACTTTAGAAGAAGAGGAAATCCTGAAGGCTTTCTTCTGTCAGAAAGACGTACCTGCCGACCTTTGCAAATACAAGGATTTGTTTGCTTACCAACAGGTAGAGCATAAGTCTGACGTATTGGGTGATGACTTCGACGAGAAGATTATGTCTATAATTCAAGGACCTGCACCTGTAAAGGCACGCGTGATAACCATGCAACAGAAACTTAAACCTCTGTTCAAGGCTGCCGCAGTTGTTGCCATCATGCTCACACTGGGCAATGCCGCACAGGTTCCTTTTAGTGATGATGCCAGTCCTGTTGTAAACACAGCAGGAACAACCCACAAGGGCGTTTCTGTCGCATTAAGCGATTCTGCCGCCATTGACACGATACAACAAAGCAGCATGAACGCTGTGGAGACACCGGCAGCATCAATTTTGAAGTAG
- a CDS encoding calcium-translocating P-type ATPase, PMCA-type, producing the protein MIIDDNDIENRFQGLTASQVEKSRNAHGMNILTPPHKTSMWKLYLEKYKDPIIQILLVAAAISLAMAWVENDYVETVGIILAIFFATTVGFYFERDAAKRFNLLTKMDDVQLVKVRRDGHVIEIPRKDVVKGDLIIVEVGDEVPADARLISSVNLQINESSLTGELLSDKNANPQNDLNAAYPADMILRSTMVMNGHGEAVVTAVGDDTEIGSVAKKSTEETDVVTPLNKQLNKLAALISKVGTIVSVLTFAIFLTHDILTQPVWHSSDYFKMIEVVLKYFMMAVTLIVMAVPEGLPMAVTLSLALNMRRMLKSNNLVRRLHACETMGAVTVICTDKTGTLTQNRMSVVSPDPSEGKNDFNTDLYYAAIALNSTAELDGDNVIGNPTEGALLMWMKEKGVDYLEYRHKSTIESSVPFSTEKKYMQTTAVVDGKKHVFLKGAPEIVIAMCDITDEDRKKANEQLLSYQHKAMRTLALATDNKLQAIVGISDPIRKDVPDAVRQCHEAGIDVKVITGDTAATAIEISRQVGVFGDDVCNDIPDSAVITGAEWAALSDDEALERAGMIMVMSRARPTDKQRLVKMLQKRGEVVAVTGDGTNDAPALHYAHVGLSLGSGTNVAKDASDMTLLDDSFGSIVNAVMWGRSLYKNIQRFLFFQLTVNVTALLLVLGGAFVGTAMPLTVTQILWVNLIMDTFAAMALASLSPSREVMKEKPRKQTEFIISRKIGVSIFAWGFAFSIVLLGLLVYFEQDGNIVDTHELTIFFTIFVMLQFWNLFNAKALGESKSAFSHIGAEKGMALVLLLIFVGQWMIVTFGGKMFRTVPLSFTEWATIVAVTSPVLFIGEGIRLIKRI; encoded by the coding sequence ATGATAATAGATGATAACGATATAGAAAATAGATTTCAAGGACTTACGGCTTCACAAGTAGAAAAAAGTCGTAATGCCCATGGCATGAACATACTTACGCCTCCACATAAGACATCTATGTGGAAACTTTATCTTGAAAAATATAAAGACCCTATCATACAAATTCTGTTGGTTGCCGCTGCTATATCTTTGGCTATGGCATGGGTGGAGAACGATTATGTGGAGACCGTTGGAATAATTCTGGCGATATTCTTCGCTACTACCGTAGGATTTTATTTTGAACGTGATGCTGCAAAGAGATTTAATCTGCTTACTAAGATGGATGACGTGCAGCTCGTCAAAGTAAGACGTGATGGGCATGTAATAGAGATTCCTCGTAAAGACGTTGTGAAAGGTGACCTTATTATTGTGGAAGTAGGTGATGAAGTTCCTGCTGATGCCAGATTAATATCTTCTGTTAATTTACAAATCAACGAGTCAAGTCTTACAGGAGAACTACTCTCTGACAAGAATGCTAATCCGCAAAATGATTTAAATGCTGCTTACCCTGCTGATATGATTCTGCGTTCTACAATGGTTATGAATGGTCATGGTGAAGCTGTTGTTACTGCTGTGGGGGATGATACCGAAATTGGCAGTGTAGCAAAGAAAAGCACAGAGGAAACAGATGTGGTGACCCCGCTTAACAAGCAACTTAATAAACTCGCAGCATTGATATCTAAAGTTGGAACTATAGTTTCAGTTCTGACTTTTGCGATATTCCTTACACACGATATTCTTACCCAACCTGTTTGGCATAGTTCTGATTATTTTAAGATGATAGAAGTGGTGTTGAAGTATTTCATGATGGCGGTTACTCTTATCGTAATGGCTGTTCCTGAAGGACTTCCAATGGCTGTAACTCTTTCTCTGGCTTTGAATATGCGCCGCATGTTGAAATCAAATAATCTTGTAAGACGACTTCATGCATGCGAGACAATGGGAGCTGTAACGGTTATTTGCACAGATAAAACGGGTACGTTGACACAGAACCGCATGAGCGTAGTTTCTCCTGACCCGTCAGAAGGAAAGAATGATTTCAACACAGATTTATATTATGCCGCAATAGCCTTGAACTCAACAGCCGAACTTGATGGCGACAATGTGATAGGTAATCCTACAGAAGGCGCATTGCTTATGTGGATGAAGGAAAAGGGCGTTGATTATTTGGAGTATCGCCACAAAAGCACGATCGAATCTTCTGTGCCTTTTTCCACTGAAAAAAAATATATGCAGACGACAGCTGTCGTTGATGGAAAGAAACATGTATTCCTTAAAGGTGCACCTGAAATAGTCATTGCAATGTGTGACATAACAGATGAGGATCGTAAAAAAGCAAATGAACAACTGCTTTCTTATCAGCATAAAGCAATGCGCACATTGGCACTCGCTACAGACAATAAGTTGCAGGCTATTGTTGGTATTAGCGATCCGATACGTAAGGATGTTCCTGATGCTGTGAGACAGTGCCATGAAGCAGGTATAGATGTCAAGGTCATTACTGGAGATACAGCTGCTACGGCAATAGAGATATCTCGTCAGGTTGGAGTGTTTGGTGATGATGTGTGCAATGATATTCCTGATTCAGCTGTAATTACGGGAGCTGAATGGGCTGCGTTGAGTGATGATGAGGCTCTTGAACGTGCAGGAATGATAATGGTTATGAGTCGTGCACGCCCTACTGATAAGCAGCGTCTCGTTAAGATGTTGCAGAAAAGGGGAGAGGTTGTTGCGGTCACTGGAGATGGAACAAACGATGCTCCTGCATTGCATTATGCTCATGTTGGTTTGTCATTGGGATCAGGAACAAATGTAGCAAAGGATGCCAGCGATATGACTTTGCTTGATGATTCATTCGGGTCTATCGTTAATGCCGTGATGTGGGGACGATCGTTGTATAAGAATATACAGCGTTTCCTATTTTTTCAGCTTACTGTAAATGTTACAGCTTTGCTTCTTGTTCTTGGTGGAGCATTTGTAGGAACAGCTATGCCACTCACTGTGACCCAAATTTTGTGGGTAAATCTTATCATGGATACTTTTGCCGCAATGGCTCTTGCTTCGCTTTCACCTTCACGAGAAGTGATGAAGGAAAAGCCGAGAAAGCAGACCGAATTTATCATATCACGTAAGATAGGTGTCAGTATATTTGCATGGGGCTTTGCGTTCTCTATTGTATTGCTTGGGCTACTTGTGTATTTTGAACAAGATGGGAATATCGTAGATACTCATGAACTTACGATATTTTTTACTATATTTGTCATGTTGCAATTTTGGAACCTTTTCAATGCTAAGGCTCTAGGAGAAAGTAAGTCTGCATTCAGCCATATTGGTGCCGAGAAAGGAATGGCATTAGTTTTGCTGTTGATATTTGTAGGACAATGGATGATTGTAACTTTTGGCGGAAAAATGTTCCGCACAGTTCCGTTGTCATTTACTGAATGGGCTACGATTGTGGCTGTAACTTCACCAGTATTGTTTATCGGTGAAGGAATAAGATTGATAAAGAGAATATGA
- a CDS encoding ABC transporter permease, translated as MNLLFKHHFIVGWRNILKNKVQNLISILCLAVGTVLFAVTYWSVNASWNNHLAKNADNNAYKVSFMRGDTATTTGNLKKLQQFSTVKSLVYSTYESRCYFKIKDYKGNVHSFTGTFRYVSPNWLERNHFTSAITGKKFGKLKNGTAILSYRKYDQFFTHKADSIGYEVLNFEKPRKIDDVIDITNYTDADEGLYIVNDGRNQYPLEKSRNGDTVYYSALYISNLEVLLKDGVSQKQFTKEAAQKIPRDKLSIFPQYRDNMCRLAVICTFALFLGASILIIGLTGYLKIQLQMFHIRKREMTLRRCNGAKPIHLIMLLTTELFITFIFVLICAICLTIGFDEYMVPKMAFTEIGYKIYPDIFSLFKIETWVAIITLIISLLIIWISVLKVAHFSFRKSSCKSYNHKSRWKNAMQVVQFFVTTIVFFFVLITSIALILNYHNYQFVGDIDQYKQVARITSFDVNELDKLPSVKHVGRLAKLDYSYKYKGVGDSIPAMSYSPSSEIKYDSTRAACVLDPALLKLMNIKIEKNISSKVDINGKTISTLPVYVFPTEAVQVSKQLGITAKPSGFVILQKRKYVKLGYAPLLDIYRMTGRLFNLYIVRPQISASTIINMANADRINYDELETLAFPKDGKYEMMCTEINKLRHQVIKQSPTHIDTNISSAYEYWFYGLAIIRFQLQFCFALVLISLVSIILTVYSSITLETRERQKEMAIRKVNGAKAHDIAKQLCRPYIKNLLIAFMLTGFIGLSVVILFVLHHNYHSDAMILALADYFISILTITIVTAVTIWQKVYKIARISPADIIKKE; from the coding sequence ATGAATTTACTTTTTAAACATCACTTTATTGTTGGGTGGCGAAACATCTTAAAAAATAAAGTCCAAAACTTGATATCAATTCTTTGTCTTGCCGTTGGGACGGTTCTTTTTGCCGTTACGTATTGGAGTGTAAATGCATCATGGAATAACCATCTTGCCAAGAATGCAGACAACAACGCTTATAAAGTATCTTTTATGAGGGGGGACACAGCTACAACAACTGGCAATTTAAAGAAACTCCAGCAATTCTCTACCGTCAAGTCGCTTGTTTATAGTACATATGAATCTAGATGTTATTTTAAGATAAAAGACTATAAAGGTAATGTGCATTCATTTACCGGAACTTTTAGATATGTGAGTCCTAACTGGCTTGAGCGTAATCACTTTACCTCGGCAATCACAGGTAAGAAATTCGGAAAACTTAAGAATGGAACTGCAATACTCTCATATCGCAAATACGATCAGTTTTTCACACACAAGGCAGATTCTATTGGCTATGAGGTCCTCAATTTTGAGAAGCCTCGTAAGATAGACGACGTAATCGACATCACCAATTATACTGATGCCGATGAGGGACTTTATATTGTGAACGATGGCAGGAATCAGTATCCATTGGAGAAAAGCCGTAATGGCGATACTGTGTATTATTCCGCATTATATATAAGTAATTTGGAAGTATTGTTGAAAGATGGAGTTAGTCAGAAACAGTTCACTAAAGAAGCAGCTCAAAAAATACCCAGAGACAAATTATCTATTTTTCCTCAATATAGAGATAATATGTGTAGATTAGCCGTAATTTGCACCTTTGCCTTATTCCTTGGGGCTAGCATACTTATCATCGGACTAACTGGTTACCTCAAGATTCAACTCCAGATGTTTCACATTCGCAAGCGAGAGATGACACTCCGCAGATGTAATGGTGCAAAACCTATTCACCTTATAATGCTACTGACTACAGAATTGTTTATCACCTTTATATTCGTATTGATTTGTGCAATTTGTCTTACTATAGGATTTGATGAATACATGGTACCAAAGATGGCATTCACTGAAATAGGCTACAAGATTTATCCTGATATATTCTCGTTATTCAAGATAGAGACATGGGTGGCTATCATTACCTTAATCATATCATTACTCATTATCTGGATATCTGTACTCAAGGTGGCTCATTTTTCATTTAGAAAGTCTTCATGTAAAAGTTACAACCATAAATCTCGATGGAAGAATGCCATGCAGGTGGTGCAGTTTTTTGTGACTACAATCGTTTTTTTCTTCGTGTTAATAACATCTATCGCTCTCATTTTGAACTATCACAACTATCAGTTTGTAGGCGATATAGATCAATATAAACAAGTTGCTCGTATTACTAGTTTTGATGTAAACGAGTTAGACAAACTACCTTCAGTAAAACATGTGGGAAGATTGGCTAAGTTGGATTATAGCTATAAATACAAAGGCGTTGGAGATTCTATTCCAGCTATGTCATATTCACCATCAAGTGAGATAAAATATGATAGCACTAGAGCAGCATGTGTCTTAGACCCTGCTTTGCTCAAACTGATGAATATTAAGATTGAGAAAAATATCAGCTCTAAAGTAGATATAAATGGCAAGACTATTTCCACATTGCCGGTTTATGTATTCCCTACAGAAGCTGTTCAGGTGAGCAAACAACTCGGTATAACAGCAAAGCCATCTGGATTTGTCATTCTTCAGAAAAGGAAATATGTGAAATTGGGTTATGCGCCATTGCTAGATATATACAGAATGACGGGGCGCCTATTTAATCTATATATAGTTCGTCCTCAGATTTCTGCATCTACGATTATCAACATGGCTAATGCTGACAGAATTAATTATGACGAACTGGAAACATTGGCATTTCCAAAAGACGGCAAATACGAGATGATGTGTACAGAGATTAATAAGTTGAGACACCAAGTCATCAAGCAAAGCCCTACTCACATTGACACCAATATTTCTTCAGCTTATGAATATTGGTTTTATGGACTGGCAATTATCCGTTTTCAACTTCAGTTCTGTTTTGCGTTAGTGTTGATAAGTCTTGTTAGTATTATACTAACTGTATATTCATCTATTACACTTGAAACTCGTGAAAGGCAGAAGGAAATGGCTATCCGCAAAGTGAATGGAGCAAAGGCTCACGACATAGCGAAACAACTCTGTCGTCCATATATCAAAAATCTACTGATTGCATTCATGCTAACAGGATTTATCGGACTATCAGTAGTTATATTATTTGTATTGCATCATAATTATCATTCAGATGCAATGATATTGGCATTAGCAGATTATTTTATAAGTATACTTACAATAACTATTGTTACTGCCGTCACTATCTGGCAAAAAGTATATAAAATCGCAAGGATTAGCCCTGCAGATATTATAAAAAAAGAATAA
- a CDS encoding CPBP family intramembrane glutamic endopeptidase codes for MKKILNVVLDALWYLVVFILVQFVVTLAGGLVMIGIKGLPISSISHIVTTSTMLVVVTTILSSLITIVLFVWRGWASKSRKYIQSRPWTTLVWVAIATIGLILPAAGLEELMKLELPKQLGDLFSGIMKQPLGYVAIGILAPLAEEIVFRGAILRRLLSILGDKKHWIAILISALLFGAVHANLAQFVHAALLGLLLGWMYYRTDSIVPGVVLHWVNNSVAYIAANLMPGTQDATLSQLAGGQTMRIVLYLVFSLCIFLPALYQLNIRLKK; via the coding sequence ATGAAGAAAATCTTGAATGTTGTTCTTGATGCCCTATGGTATCTGGTGGTGTTTATCTTAGTGCAGTTTGTTGTGACTCTTGCAGGAGGATTAGTGATGATCGGAATTAAGGGATTACCTATTTCGTCAATTAGTCATATTGTAACAACAAGTACAATGCTCGTAGTCGTAACAACGATATTGAGTAGTTTGATAACGATAGTTCTGTTTGTATGGCGTGGATGGGCTTCTAAGTCACGCAAGTATATTCAGTCTCGTCCGTGGACAACTCTTGTATGGGTTGCAATAGCAACAATAGGACTTATACTTCCTGCTGCTGGATTAGAGGAATTAATGAAGCTGGAGTTACCTAAGCAACTTGGAGACTTATTCTCGGGAATAATGAAACAGCCTTTAGGATATGTTGCAATAGGAATATTGGCACCTTTAGCTGAGGAGATTGTATTCCGTGGAGCTATATTACGTCGTTTACTTTCTATATTAGGCGATAAAAAGCATTGGATTGCCATTCTTATATCAGCATTGCTATTTGGCGCTGTACATGCAAATTTAGCCCAATTTGTTCATGCTGCATTGCTTGGTCTATTGCTCGGTTGGATGTATTATCGCACAGACAGCATTGTTCCTGGAGTTGTACTTCATTGGGTAAACAATTCTGTTGCCTATATTGCGGCTAATTTAATGCCAGGAACGCAAGATGCTACATTGAGTCAACTTGCAGGAGGACAGACAATGAGAATCGTGTTGTATCTCGTATTCTCGTTATGCATATTCTTACCTGCTCTTTACCAGTTGAATATACGACTAAAAAAGTAA
- a CDS encoding ABC transporter ATP-binding protein, giving the protein MIQLSNIKKVFCSEEIETWALREVNLEVKQGEFVAIMGPSGCGKSTLLNILGLLDNPTDGTFILNNRDVTTLSENERTDIRKGLIGFVFQSFNLIDDLNVFENIELPLLYMDITNKERKLRVEALMDKMQMSHRRRHFPNQLSGGQQQRVAIARAIITNPEIILADEPTGNLDSKNSNEVMNILQGLHQQGTTIIMVTHSQHDASYADRIINLYDGQVMDQVEL; this is encoded by the coding sequence ATGATACAGTTATCAAATATAAAGAAAGTATTCTGTTCCGAAGAAATAGAAACTTGGGCACTACGTGAAGTTAATTTAGAAGTGAAACAAGGAGAATTTGTTGCAATAATGGGACCATCAGGTTGTGGAAAATCAACATTACTGAATATTCTAGGATTGCTCGACAATCCAACTGATGGTACATTCATACTCAACAACAGGGATGTTACTACCTTGAGCGAGAATGAGAGAACAGACATTCGCAAGGGTCTCATTGGTTTTGTTTTCCAAAGTTTCAACCTCATTGATGATCTCAATGTGTTTGAGAACATAGAACTCCCCCTACTCTATATGGATATTACCAATAAGGAACGCAAGTTGCGGGTTGAAGCTTTGATGGACAAAATGCAGATGTCGCATCGTCGGAGGCACTTCCCAAATCAACTTTCAGGCGGTCAACAGCAAAGAGTAGCCATTGCGCGCGCCATCATTACTAATCCAGAAATTATCCTCGCTGATGAACCGACAGGCAATCTTGACTCAAAAAACAGCAACGAAGTCATGAATATACTACAAGGATTGCATCAACAGGGCACTACAATTATCATGGTAACCCACTCGCAACATGATGCCAGCTATGCCGATCGTATAATTAATCTGTATGATGGTCAGGTTATGGATCAGGTGGAATTATAA